The following coding sequences lie in one Microbacterium sp. XT11 genomic window:
- a CDS encoding IclR family transcriptional regulator: MANSPSGDSVTDRLVRILETFTPTRTVQTAADIGRRARLPRSSVHRIVNELVEVGLLERDEERRVRVGMRLWELATRSSQALRLRQAALPYMERVQQRVREHTQLAILEQGEALFLERLSAPDSGPNVTRVAGRLPLHASSSGLVLLAFAPRDLQERVLAGPLSRITPETIVDPSALRRTLAEIRARGRVVAPGYVDAVSTGVAVPVRDETGTVIAALSVVLPRDAETHFALVEVHRAARDIERALGYRP, from the coding sequence GTGGCGAACTCCCCCTCCGGCGATTCGGTGACCGACCGTCTCGTGCGCATCCTCGAGACCTTCACTCCGACGCGCACCGTCCAGACGGCGGCCGATATCGGCCGCCGCGCGAGACTGCCGCGATCGTCTGTCCATCGCATCGTCAATGAGCTGGTGGAGGTCGGCCTGCTCGAACGCGACGAGGAACGCCGCGTCCGGGTGGGCATGCGGCTGTGGGAGCTGGCGACGCGCTCATCCCAGGCGCTGCGGCTGCGCCAGGCGGCCCTCCCCTACATGGAGCGTGTGCAGCAGCGCGTGCGCGAGCACACGCAGCTGGCGATCCTCGAACAGGGCGAGGCATTGTTCCTCGAGCGGCTGAGCGCCCCCGACTCCGGCCCGAACGTGACCCGTGTCGCCGGACGCCTCCCCCTGCACGCATCATCGTCTGGACTCGTGCTGCTCGCCTTCGCCCCGCGCGATCTGCAGGAGCGGGTCCTCGCCGGGCCCTTGTCGCGGATCACTCCGGAGACGATCGTCGACCCGTCGGCTCTGCGCCGCACGCTCGCGGAGATCCGCGCGCGAGGCCGGGTCGTGGCCCCCGGGTATGTCGACGCGGTCTCCACGGGCGTGGCGGTGCCGGTACGCGACGAGACCGGCACGGTCATCGCGGCACTCTCCGTCGTGCTTCCCCGCGATGCCGAGACGCACTTCGCCCTCGTCGAAGTGCACCGCGCAGCCAGGGACATCGAGCGCGCCTTGGGCTACCGCCCGTGA
- the pcaH gene encoding protocatechuate 3,4-dioxygenase subunit beta, translating to MTDATAAAPESMLAAPDQSTQDEIVQEIRARHDELERAERAGERVPATAHDFPAYRSSLLRHPTKNPKLVDPETIELFSPAFGQRDVALIESDLTLQHAGAPLGERMTVQGRLLDSWGRPVPNQLIEIWQANSAGRYIHQRDQHPAPLDPNFTGAGRAITNDKGEYRFTTIKPGPYPWKNHRNAWRPAHIHFSVFGSSFTQRLVTQMYFPGDPLFALDPIYNTIPRQKDRDALIAVYDHDLTSPEWSTGYRFDIVVDGPDATYFEREGDA from the coding sequence ATGACAGACGCCACCGCGGCAGCGCCGGAGTCGATGCTGGCCGCTCCCGACCAGTCCACGCAGGACGAGATCGTCCAGGAGATCCGCGCCCGCCACGATGAGCTCGAAAGAGCTGAACGGGCGGGGGAGCGCGTGCCGGCCACCGCACATGACTTTCCCGCGTATCGGTCGAGCCTGCTGCGGCATCCGACCAAGAACCCCAAGCTTGTCGACCCGGAGACGATAGAGCTGTTCTCGCCCGCGTTCGGACAGCGTGACGTCGCCCTCATCGAGTCCGACCTCACCCTCCAGCACGCCGGTGCTCCCCTCGGCGAGCGCATGACGGTGCAGGGGCGGCTGCTGGACTCGTGGGGGCGACCGGTGCCGAACCAGCTCATCGAGATCTGGCAGGCGAACTCCGCCGGGCGGTACATCCACCAGCGCGATCAGCATCCCGCACCGCTGGACCCGAACTTCACGGGTGCGGGGCGCGCCATCACGAACGACAAGGGCGAGTACCGCTTCACCACGATCAAGCCAGGCCCCTACCCGTGGAAGAACCACCGCAACGCCTGGCGTCCAGCCCACATCCACTTCTCGGTCTTCGGTTCGTCGTTCACGCAGCGTCTCGTGACGCAGATGTACTTTCCCGGCGACCCGCTGTTCGCGCTCGATCCGATCTACAACACCATCCCCCGGCAGAAGGACCGTGACGCGCTGATCGCCGTCTACGACCATGACCTCACATCGCCGGAGTGGTCGACGGGATACCGCTTCGACATCGTGGTCGATGGCCCCGACGCCACCTACTTCGAACGCGAGGGAGACGCATGA
- the pcaG gene encoding protocatechuate 3,4-dioxygenase subunit alpha, whose translation MIPAKTHRATPGQTVGPFFAYGLEYPKQHEVAFPYSPGAIMLSGTVYDGAGAPIPDALVEIFGADADGSVPHARGALRRDRHAFTGFGRAFTDDEGRYMFWTREPGAVEGRAGFFAAIVFARGLPDKLHTRIYSPSDEQALAADPLLSSLPDADRSTLIATRTSDGNLSHDIRLQGEKETVFLVF comes from the coding sequence ATGATTCCCGCCAAGACGCACCGTGCGACTCCAGGGCAGACGGTCGGACCGTTCTTCGCCTACGGCTTGGAGTACCCGAAGCAGCACGAGGTCGCCTTTCCGTACTCGCCCGGCGCGATCATGCTCTCGGGCACGGTGTACGACGGAGCCGGGGCGCCGATCCCCGATGCGCTCGTGGAGATCTTCGGCGCGGATGCCGACGGCTCCGTCCCGCACGCGCGGGGGGCGCTGCGCCGCGACCGCCACGCGTTCACGGGGTTCGGGCGCGCCTTCACCGACGACGAGGGTCGCTACATGTTCTGGACGAGGGAGCCCGGTGCGGTCGAGGGTCGCGCGGGGTTCTTCGCCGCGATCGTGTTCGCGCGCGGGCTCCCCGACAAGCTGCACACCCGGATCTATTCGCCGTCCGACGAGCAGGCGCTCGCCGCCGACCCGCTGCTCTCCTCACTCCCCGACGCGGATCGGTCGACGCTCATCGCGACGCGCACGTCCGACGGAAACCTGTCGCACGACATCCGGCTGCAAGGCGAGAAGGAGACGGTGTTCCTTGTCTTCTGA
- a CDS encoding lyase family protein: MSSDALPFGDLGLLTPVSAGHDHIVSDAAVLSALVRAECALVTAYEQVGVATPHARRAIHQAFGTGEESPNPALGIDIERLSVDAAHGGNPVIPLVGVLKERVPAEHRVWIHRGATSQDILDTALMMLARQAMERIRSSLTLAARRARHLAVTYADDVAAARTLTQHAVPTTIGARAATWARGIERAVGRIDALVYPAQLGGAGGTLASFVEVTGSLEAATALPAAFARAVGLDVPEAPWHVTRWPITELGDSLAQAVDAVGKVAADVAVLSRTEIGELSEGAGGGSSAMPQKQNPTEAVLIRSAALRAPQLAATLHLASALAVDERPDGAWHAEWPTLRDLLRIALGAAQHSASVLSHLRVDVDAASRHAQATGGRIVSERLRDVLVPLIGTDRFAELIASDADVAERLRAMPETAGLDVDALVDPRGYLGLAPRFARGAGATGARTAADRDAEAAADRRGTAGPGVEDGR; the protein is encoded by the coding sequence TTGTCTTCTGACGCCCTTCCCTTCGGCGACCTCGGCCTGCTCACGCCGGTGAGCGCCGGGCACGACCACATCGTCTCGGACGCCGCTGTGCTGAGCGCTCTCGTGCGCGCGGAGTGTGCTCTCGTCACCGCGTACGAGCAGGTCGGCGTCGCTACGCCGCACGCGCGCCGAGCGATCCACCAGGCGTTCGGGACGGGGGAGGAGAGCCCGAACCCCGCACTCGGAATCGACATCGAGCGCCTGAGCGTGGATGCCGCACACGGCGGCAACCCCGTGATCCCGCTCGTCGGAGTTCTCAAGGAGCGAGTGCCGGCCGAGCACCGGGTGTGGATCCATCGCGGTGCGACGAGCCAGGACATCCTCGACACCGCTCTCATGATGCTCGCGCGCCAGGCCATGGAACGGATCCGGTCCTCGCTGACGCTCGCCGCGAGGAGGGCCCGTCACCTCGCCGTCACCTACGCCGATGACGTCGCCGCAGCCCGCACTCTCACCCAGCACGCTGTGCCGACGACGATCGGCGCCCGAGCGGCAACCTGGGCACGGGGCATCGAGCGGGCGGTGGGACGCATCGATGCCCTCGTGTACCCGGCGCAGCTCGGCGGCGCCGGTGGCACCCTCGCCTCGTTCGTCGAGGTCACCGGATCACTGGAAGCGGCGACGGCTCTGCCGGCGGCCTTCGCGCGAGCGGTCGGTCTCGACGTGCCCGAGGCCCCCTGGCACGTGACGCGTTGGCCGATCACCGAGCTCGGCGACTCCCTGGCACAGGCTGTCGACGCGGTCGGCAAGGTGGCTGCCGATGTGGCTGTGCTCAGCCGCACCGAGATCGGTGAGCTGTCGGAAGGCGCGGGCGGAGGGTCATCGGCCATGCCGCAGAAGCAGAATCCGACGGAGGCGGTGCTCATCCGCTCGGCCGCCCTGCGCGCGCCGCAGCTGGCGGCCACGCTGCACCTGGCGTCGGCCCTCGCCGTGGACGAGCGCCCCGACGGCGCGTGGCACGCGGAGTGGCCCACGCTGCGCGACCTGCTGCGGATCGCGTTGGGGGCGGCACAGCACAGCGCGTCCGTCCTCTCGCACCTTCGGGTCGACGTCGACGCCGCTTCTCGTCATGCCCAGGCGACAGGAGGCCGGATCGTGAGCGAGCGCCTGCGCGACGTGCTCGTGCCGCTGATCGGGACCGACCGCTTCGCCGAGCTGATCGCGAGCGACGCCGACGTGGCCGAACGCCTCCGGGCGATGCCCGAGACGGCCGGACTCGACGTCGACGCGCTCGTAGACCCGCGCGGGTACCTCGGACTGGCGCCGCGCTTCGCGCGAGGCGCGGGGGCGACCGGAGCCCGAACCGCCGCCGATCGGGATGCCGAAGCGGCCGCGGACCGTCGCGGAACCGCCGGGCCGGGAGTGGAGGACGGCCGATGA
- a CDS encoding alpha/beta fold hydrolase — protein MTRAPLISLTAPVGPADAPLVVLGPSLGTSTILWEDVVPLLADDYRVAAWDLPGHGTGPIVRDAFTVADLADAVAAAVPDGEFLYAGVSLGGATGLELALRHRERLRGLAVLASGAHLGDPDSWSDRAAQARKQSTSSLITASAQRWFAPESIARRADVSGRLLHALQEADDEGYALCCEALAGYDVRASLADITVPVLAAWGAFDAVAPEGHALEIAQGVANGRVAHIDDAGHLPPAEQPEVVAALLRGFFASITRGDA, from the coding sequence ATGACACGGGCGCCTCTGATCTCCCTGACCGCTCCGGTCGGCCCGGCTGACGCGCCGCTCGTGGTGCTCGGCCCGTCATTGGGAACCTCGACGATCCTGTGGGAGGACGTCGTGCCGCTGCTCGCCGACGACTACCGCGTGGCCGCGTGGGACCTGCCCGGTCATGGCACGGGCCCGATCGTCCGTGACGCATTCACGGTCGCGGATCTGGCGGATGCGGTGGCGGCGGCGGTTCCCGATGGCGAGTTCCTGTACGCCGGGGTGTCGCTCGGCGGGGCGACGGGTCTGGAACTCGCGCTGCGACACCGCGAGCGACTGCGCGGCCTCGCCGTCCTCGCGTCCGGAGCGCACCTCGGCGACCCCGACTCCTGGTCCGACCGCGCTGCGCAGGCGCGCAAGCAGAGCACGTCGAGCCTCATCACCGCTTCGGCCCAGCGCTGGTTCGCGCCCGAGTCGATCGCCCGTCGTGCTGACGTGAGCGGACGACTGCTGCATGCGCTGCAGGAGGCGGACGACGAGGGTTACGCCCTCTGCTGCGAGGCCCTCGCCGGGTACGACGTGCGCGCCTCCCTGGCGGACATCACCGTGCCGGTGCTCGCCGCGTGGGGCGCCTTCGACGCCGTCGCCCCCGAGGGCCACGCCCTGGAGATCGCGCAGGGCGTCGCGAACGGGCGCGTCGCGCACATCGACGACGCCGGGCATCTGCCGCCCGCCGAGCAGCCCGAGGTCGTCGCGGCGCTGTTGCGCGGGTTCTTCGCATCGATCACCCGAGGAGACGCCTGA
- the pcaC gene encoding 4-carboxymuconolactone decarboxylase — MATDQERHEQGMAVRRAVLSDAHVDASLAATTGFTADWQDFITRVAWGDIWSRPGLDRRSRSVAVLSSLIAHGHHEELAMHLRAALRNGLSTEEIREVIMQAAIYSGVPAANSAFRIASEVFAAADLPEEGAS, encoded by the coding sequence ATGGCCACCGACCAGGAACGCCACGAACAGGGCATGGCGGTGCGCCGTGCCGTGTTGTCGGATGCTCACGTCGACGCGTCGCTCGCGGCGACGACCGGCTTCACCGCCGACTGGCAGGACTTCATCACCCGAGTGGCCTGGGGTGACATCTGGTCGCGGCCGGGTCTCGACCGGCGTTCGCGCTCGGTGGCGGTGTTGAGCTCGCTCATCGCGCACGGTCACCACGAGGAGCTGGCGATGCACCTGCGCGCGGCGCTTCGCAACGGCTTGAGCACGGAGGAGATCCGAGAGGTCATCATGCAGGCGGCGATCTACTCCGGCGTCCCTGCGGCCAACTCCGCCTTCCGCATCGCCTCCGAGGTGTTCGCGGCGGCCGACCTCCCCGAGGAGGGCGCGTCGTGA
- a CDS encoding 3-oxoacid CoA-transferase subunit A, whose product MIDKTVPDVEAAVAGIGDGSTVMIGGFGRAGQPVELIDALIAQGARDLTVVNNNAGNGDTGLAALLATGRVRKIICSFPRQSDSWVFDRLYREGRIELELVPQGNLAERIRAAGAGIGAFFTPTGFGTRLAEGKETRRIGGRDYVLEHPIHADVALVSARAADRWGNLVYRETARNLGPIMAAAAATTVVQVDEVVPLGSLDPESIVTPGIYVDRVVAVGERPWLRDGAFVGGVDIEGRPLAAHAPEGGSR is encoded by the coding sequence GTGATCGACAAGACCGTGCCCGACGTCGAGGCCGCCGTCGCCGGGATCGGTGACGGCTCAACCGTCATGATCGGCGGCTTCGGTCGCGCAGGGCAACCCGTCGAGCTCATCGACGCCCTCATCGCGCAGGGCGCGCGCGACCTCACGGTCGTCAACAACAACGCCGGCAACGGCGACACCGGGCTCGCCGCGCTCCTGGCCACGGGGCGGGTGCGCAAGATCATCTGCTCGTTCCCCCGGCAGAGCGACTCATGGGTGTTCGACCGGCTCTACCGTGAGGGAAGGATCGAACTCGAGCTCGTGCCCCAGGGCAACCTCGCCGAGCGCATTCGAGCGGCAGGGGCCGGCATCGGGGCCTTCTTCACCCCTACCGGCTTCGGCACGCGCCTCGCCGAAGGCAAGGAGACGCGGCGCATCGGCGGCCGGGACTACGTGCTCGAACACCCCATCCATGCCGACGTCGCGCTGGTGAGCGCGCGCGCCGCCGACCGCTGGGGCAATCTGGTGTATCGCGAGACGGCGCGCAACCTCGGCCCCATCATGGCTGCGGCTGCCGCCACGACCGTCGTGCAGGTCGACGAGGTGGTGCCGCTCGGGTCGCTCGATCCCGAGAGCATCGTCACCCCGGGCATCTACGTCGATCGCGTCGTCGCGGTCGGTGAACGACCATGGCTGCGAGACGGCGCGTTCGTCGGCGGCGTGGACATCGAAGGCCGGCCGCTCGCCGCGCACGCACCGGAAGGAGGTTCGAGATGA
- a CDS encoding 3-oxoacid CoA-transferase subunit B, producing the protein MTTRITRAALAARVASDIPDGAVVNLGIGAPTLIADFLPEGREIVLHTENGMLGMGPAPERGMVDPDLINAGKQPVTALAGAAYFHHADSFGMMRGGHLDVCVLGAFQVSARGDLANWSTGASSAIPAVGGAMDLAIGAKQVYVMTDLLTKDGEPKLVEACSYPLTGVGCVSRVYTDHGVFDVTPDGFRVRELFGDNTHGEIEALLGLALREQEA; encoded by the coding sequence ATGACCACTCGCATCACACGGGCGGCACTCGCCGCGCGTGTCGCATCCGACATCCCCGACGGCGCTGTGGTGAACCTCGGAATCGGAGCGCCGACGTTGATCGCCGACTTCCTGCCGGAGGGTCGCGAGATCGTGCTGCACACCGAGAACGGGATGCTCGGCATGGGACCGGCGCCCGAGCGCGGCATGGTGGATCCCGACCTCATCAATGCGGGGAAGCAGCCGGTCACCGCGCTCGCCGGTGCCGCGTACTTCCACCACGCGGACTCGTTCGGGATGATGCGCGGCGGGCACCTCGACGTGTGCGTGCTGGGTGCGTTCCAGGTGTCGGCGAGGGGGGACCTCGCGAACTGGTCGACCGGTGCGTCCTCCGCGATCCCCGCGGTCGGCGGTGCGATGGACCTCGCCATCGGCGCGAAACAGGTCTACGTCATGACCGACCTGCTGACGAAGGACGGCGAGCCCAAGCTCGTGGAGGCCTGCAGCTATCCGCTCACCGGTGTCGGCTGCGTCTCGCGCGTCTACACCGACCATGGGGTCTTCGACGTCACGCCCGACGGCTTCCGCGTGCGGGAGCTTTTCGGGGACAACACCCACGGCGAGATCGAGGCGCTGCTCGGTCTCGCCCTGCGTGAACAGGAGGCCTGA
- a CDS encoding thiolase family protein — translation MPASFVYDAVRTPFARHGKAFADVRPDDLAATVMASIVGRVGIDPARIDDVMFGDANQAGEDNRNVARFGALLAGFPASVPGTTINRLCGSSMDAVIQGSRAIEAGDADVILAGGVESMTRAPFVVEKSPRPFPAANQTMWNTAIGWRMTNPRLRKDWTISNGESAEKLAELFGISREQQDAFAARSHRLAAAAWAEGRFDDEIVQVDDHPLARDEGIRDESTVEVLSGLRPAFRADGVVTAGNSSPISDGASAVLLGAEGALESEPLARVAGRAVFGNPPDVFGIAPVEAANRALARAGRTWDDVSFVELNEAFASQTLACAKLWTELDPALLNQHGGAIAIGHPLGASGGRIIARAAHELKRRGHGVALAAICIGVGQGLAVVLER, via the coding sequence ATGCCCGCTTCGTTCGTGTACGACGCCGTCCGAACGCCCTTCGCGCGGCACGGCAAAGCCTTCGCCGACGTGCGGCCGGACGACCTCGCGGCCACGGTGATGGCATCCATCGTCGGGCGCGTCGGCATCGACCCCGCTCGCATCGACGACGTGATGTTCGGCGACGCGAACCAGGCGGGGGAGGACAACCGCAACGTCGCACGATTCGGCGCACTCCTCGCGGGCTTTCCGGCGTCGGTGCCCGGGACGACCATCAACCGCCTGTGCGGATCGTCGATGGATGCGGTCATACAGGGGTCGCGGGCGATCGAGGCGGGCGACGCCGATGTGATCCTGGCTGGCGGCGTGGAATCGATGACACGAGCGCCGTTCGTGGTGGAGAAGAGCCCGCGTCCCTTTCCCGCCGCGAACCAGACGATGTGGAACACCGCGATCGGGTGGCGCATGACGAACCCGCGGCTGCGGAAGGACTGGACGATCTCGAACGGGGAGAGCGCCGAGAAGCTCGCCGAGCTCTTCGGCATCTCGCGGGAGCAGCAGGACGCCTTCGCCGCCCGCAGTCACCGCCTCGCCGCGGCGGCCTGGGCCGAGGGACGCTTCGACGACGAGATCGTGCAGGTCGACGACCACCCTCTCGCGCGGGATGAGGGGATCCGCGACGAGTCGACAGTCGAGGTGCTGTCGGGCTTGCGCCCCGCGTTTCGAGCAGACGGCGTGGTCACCGCGGGCAACTCGTCGCCGATCAGCGACGGTGCCTCAGCGGTGCTTTTGGGGGCGGAAGGCGCCCTCGAGAGCGAGCCGCTGGCGAGGGTCGCGGGTCGCGCAGTGTTCGGCAATCCGCCCGACGTGTTCGGCATCGCGCCAGTGGAGGCGGCGAACCGCGCCCTTGCGCGGGCCGGCCGGACCTGGGATGACGTCTCCTTCGTCGAGCTGAACGAGGCGTTCGCCTCGCAGACCCTGGCGTGCGCCAAGCTGTGGACCGAGCTCGACCCCGCTCTCCTCAATCAGCACGGTGGAGCGATCGCGATCGGGCACCCCCTCGGCGCCTCGGGCGGCCGTATCATCGCGCGCGCTGCGCACGAGCTGAAGCGCCGCGGTCACGGGGTCGCGCTCGCCGCGATCTGCATCGGGGTGGGCCAGGGTCTGGCCGTGGTGCTCGAACGCTGA
- a CDS encoding TetR/AcrR family transcriptional regulator gives MLQLLHERGSGQFSLAEVSARAEVSIGSIYGRVAGKAELLRAVQSEEFDRLDRLTEDRVSGAAAGAGSFAEATTRIVVAYAEILRENRDLLSPFFLLGVDDDTILERGRRSGDAGQAVFIRALLEAAAVHHIELPRENARWAFEIFYSLSVRYLGLGVTSTASPDDDYDWRELLDRLADTVSLVLAAEGRQQTVHDAGRASS, from the coding sequence GTGCTTCAGCTCCTCCACGAGCGCGGGAGCGGCCAGTTCTCCCTGGCCGAAGTGAGCGCGAGGGCGGAGGTCTCCATCGGCTCGATCTACGGCAGGGTCGCCGGCAAGGCGGAACTGCTGAGGGCGGTCCAGAGCGAGGAGTTCGATCGTCTCGACCGTCTGACAGAAGACCGCGTCAGCGGCGCCGCGGCGGGAGCCGGGAGCTTCGCGGAGGCGACGACGCGGATCGTCGTCGCCTACGCCGAGATCCTGCGGGAGAACCGCGACCTGTTGTCGCCGTTCTTTCTCCTGGGCGTCGACGACGACACGATCCTCGAGCGCGGGCGACGATCCGGTGATGCGGGGCAGGCCGTGTTCATCCGCGCTCTGCTCGAGGCCGCGGCCGTCCACCACATCGAACTGCCGAGAGAGAACGCACGGTGGGCGTTCGAGATCTTCTACAGCCTGAGCGTCCGATATCTCGGCCTCGGCGTGACCTCGACGGCGAGCCCCGACGACGACTACGACTGGCGTGAACTCCTCGATCGCCTCGCCGACACGGTGTCTCTGGTGCTCGCGGCGGAGGGTCGTCAGCAGACGGTGCACGACGCGGGCCGCGCATCGTCCTGA
- a CDS encoding GH39 family glycosyl hydrolase: MPNTDDSPRTVAPPSDSPTRTLIIDAGDQAAFRPLNGVGGVPGPVDAYPEFPDMTPLWREAGVTIVRSFDWVSRLDTRDNPTSLFPDWGADVDDPASYNFAATDQWVEAVHSIGAEVMFTVASSIPRNKLPAEDVELYGRVVERIVRHYSQGWAGGPAKPIRVYEFGDQPDLGPLHFAGRPEEFYAMYQAFCEAVHRVDPSLTVGGPATAFPLETGAPYREGFLEFVRERGLPLDFFSFLWFTDGSRDPLDYRYVSEQLRELLDRHGFTDTELTLCYWNYLAVPSASAPAEEKAAFQAATAIYLQDTVIDHAFFFRADSGRDPHYGFVDPGGVGDVNGVPDERSRALALAGRALRGRRLGVTGGDLSGLACAASSDEGHVRVLIANYVAPDSALATREDDRFTFRIPIGDEQIELGLTLPPQRSELASAGVESVHVEVRNLPWTDRAVQVTVASAAGLAEGPRDARTSDAGGLELDLALPPQSVLLVDVAAAPQAGSTAAG; encoded by the coding sequence GTGCCGAACACGGATGACTCGCCCCGCACCGTCGCTCCCCCGAGCGACTCCCCCACCCGGACGCTCATCATCGACGCCGGCGATCAGGCCGCGTTCCGGCCCTTGAACGGTGTGGGCGGCGTACCGGGCCCCGTGGACGCCTACCCGGAGTTCCCGGACATGACCCCGCTGTGGCGCGAAGCCGGGGTGACGATCGTGCGGTCGTTCGACTGGGTCTCGCGCCTGGACACGCGCGACAACCCGACGAGCTTGTTCCCCGACTGGGGCGCCGACGTCGACGATCCCGCGAGCTACAACTTCGCGGCGACCGATCAATGGGTGGAGGCGGTGCACTCCATCGGTGCCGAGGTCATGTTCACCGTCGCCAGCTCCATTCCCCGGAACAAGCTCCCCGCGGAGGATGTCGAGCTCTACGGCCGGGTCGTCGAGCGCATCGTGCGCCACTACTCGCAGGGGTGGGCGGGTGGGCCCGCGAAGCCCATCCGCGTCTACGAGTTCGGCGACCAGCCGGATCTCGGGCCGCTGCACTTCGCGGGGCGGCCCGAGGAGTTCTATGCCATGTACCAGGCGTTCTGCGAGGCGGTTCACCGCGTCGACCCCTCGCTGACCGTCGGCGGGCCGGCCACCGCCTTCCCCCTCGAGACCGGCGCACCGTACCGGGAGGGCTTCCTCGAGTTCGTGCGCGAGCGAGGCCTGCCGCTCGACTTCTTCTCGTTCCTCTGGTTCACCGACGGCAGCCGCGATCCTCTCGACTACCGGTACGTGTCGGAGCAGCTTCGCGAGCTGCTCGACCGCCACGGGTTCACCGACACGGAGCTCACACTCTGCTACTGGAACTACCTCGCAGTGCCCAGCGCGTCGGCGCCGGCCGAGGAGAAGGCCGCGTTCCAGGCCGCCACCGCGATCTACCTGCAGGACACCGTCATCGATCATGCGTTCTTCTTCCGTGCCGATTCCGGTCGCGACCCTCATTACGGGTTCGTCGACCCCGGAGGTGTCGGTGATGTGAACGGGGTGCCCGATGAGCGCTCGCGAGCGCTCGCGCTGGCCGGACGCGCGCTCCGCGGTCGGCGTCTCGGCGTCACCGGCGGCGACCTGTCGGGACTCGCCTGCGCGGCGAGCAGCGACGAGGGTCACGTGCGCGTGCTGATCGCCAACTACGTCGCCCCCGACAGCGCGCTCGCGACACGCGAGGACGACCGTTTCACATTCCGCATCCCGATCGGCGACGAGCAGATCGAGCTGGGGCTCACCCTGCCGCCTCAGCGCAGCGAACTGGCGTCGGCGGGTGTGGAGTCGGTCCACGTGGAGGTGCGAAATCTGCCGTGGACCGACCGCGCTGTGCAGGTCACCGTCGCCTCTGCGGCGGGGCTCGCCGAGGGGCCCCGCGACGCGCGGACATCCGATGCCGGCGGCCTTGAACTCGACCTCGCGCTGCCGCCGCAGTCCGTTCTGCTCGTCGACGTCGCGGCGGCACCCCAGGCGGGCTCGACCGCCGCGGGGTGA
- a CDS encoding FAD-dependent monooxygenase, with the protein MTQPSRILIVGAGIGGLSTATALARIGAHVDVIDIKPDNSVAGVGFGLRINGLRALRDIGMLDDALAMGHPAPGIDNYDANGDFLSNMSYGSQDEGLPGCVTMARVAFLELAAKHARDRGCTIRMGTTVTRMTQDDDTVSVTFSSGESAEYDLVIGFDGINSQIRHEFFGEKYAPRPVGGVAWRAALPNRRKIMQPIICQGYGGKIMLTPLSEDTMYMVLTVAEEDRPRYDPTKMAEIMHDRAVALTRGSEFLADALEDVRSSENVAYTPYSTVWVPYPWFRGRVMIMGDAAHAMTPYLGSGAAMSIEDGVVFAQELAEDQPLIDAQLNFMKRRLPRVRAVHDRSIESMLEEFDSVTEETYRARIEYLRRDEPIANEYANRLLRMPY; encoded by the coding sequence ATGACGCAGCCGTCACGCATCCTGATCGTCGGCGCCGGGATCGGAGGCTTGAGCACCGCCACGGCGCTCGCCCGGATCGGCGCCCACGTCGACGTCATCGACATCAAGCCCGACAACAGCGTCGCTGGTGTCGGCTTCGGCCTGCGCATCAACGGCCTGCGCGCGCTGCGCGACATCGGCATGCTCGACGACGCTCTGGCGATGGGGCATCCGGCGCCGGGGATCGACAACTACGACGCCAACGGCGACTTCCTCAGCAACATGAGTTACGGCTCGCAGGACGAGGGCCTTCCCGGCTGCGTGACGATGGCGCGGGTGGCCTTCCTCGAACTGGCCGCGAAGCACGCCCGCGACCGTGGGTGCACCATTCGCATGGGCACGACCGTCACCCGGATGACGCAGGACGACGACACCGTGTCGGTGACGTTCAGCAGCGGCGAGAGCGCGGAGTACGACCTGGTCATCGGTTTCGACGGCATCAACTCGCAGATCCGCCACGAGTTCTTCGGCGAGAAGTACGCTCCGCGGCCGGTCGGCGGCGTGGCGTGGCGCGCAGCGCTGCCGAACCGGCGCAAGATCATGCAGCCGATCATCTGCCAGGGCTATGGCGGCAAGATCATGCTCACGCCGCTGTCGGAGGACACGATGTACATGGTGCTCACCGTGGCCGAGGAGGATCGCCCGCGATACGACCCGACCAAGATGGCTGAGATCATGCACGATCGAGCGGTCGCGCTCACTCGCGGATCCGAGTTCCTGGCCGACGCGCTGGAAGACGTCCGCTCGTCCGAGAACGTCGCGTACACGCCGTACTCCACCGTGTGGGTGCCGTACCCCTGGTTCCGCGGGCGCGTGATGATCATGGGCGACGCCGCGCACGCCATGACGCCGTACCTCGGATCGGGCGCGGCGATGAGCATCGAGGACGGTGTCGTGTTCGCCCAGGAGCTGGCCGAGGATCAGCCGCTCATCGACGCGCAGCTGAACTTCATGAAGCGCCGCCTGCCACGCGTGCGCGCGGTCCACGACCGCTCGATCGAGTCGATGCTCGAGGAGTTCGACTCCGTGACGGAGGAGACCTACCGCGCGCGCATCGAATACCTCCGCCGCGACGAGCCGATCGCGAACGAGTACGCCAACCGCCTCCTGCGGATGCCGTACTGA